A portion of the Mercenaria mercenaria strain notata unplaced genomic scaffold, MADL_Memer_1 contig_4879, whole genome shotgun sequence genome contains these proteins:
- the LOC128554258 gene encoding uncharacterized protein LOC128554258 — translation MEDGEFRFYRLVKCEKEVVQLSLQELFEFLWNLKYPETPWAKNAASVKVFEEKEEEHFQNSLHGLSPKENWSKIQKRNRLHSTFRDNEWGSYDWDISKFAYALVDSKLFFELEITDETGMPLSAHIVRIKYDRNEIAHFRKANCDTVYFEKILKSTEDYMKALVEVVKLNVSPYIEKLQAIKTEEKPVSAEVYNHMSLEFEKLKCSQLVYEEREKRYLVQEELSATIRELERIKTASENAFLKESHSTECERLKQTHSTEFKRLKQTHSTEFKRLKQTHSTEFKRLKQTHSTEFERLKQTLKQTHSTECERLKQTLKQTHSTEFERLKQTLKQTHSTECERLKQTLKQTHSIECERLKQTLQQTHSTECERMKQSHSTECERLKHALQSSSMEVGRLQSENALLKQRMHKLESGITLRKRKHSENPEEFQELKSEELDLYNKVKKSTEQTNFDSLRCKRNGMMKAVIVIIMVWHQVKRK, via the exons ATGGAAGATGGGGAGTTTAGATTCTACAGACTTGTTAAGTGTGAGAAAGAAGTGGTCCAACTGTCCCTTCAGGAGTTGTTTGAGTTCCTTTGGAATCTAAAATACCCTGAAACTCCATGGGCCAAAAATGCAGCAAGCGTGAAAGTgtttgaagaaaaagaagaggAGCACTTTCAAAACAGTTTGCACGGATTGTCTCCCAAAGAAAATTGGAGCAAAATTCAGAAAAGAAACCGACTCCATAGCACTTTCAGAGATAATGAGTGGGGTAGTTATGACTGGGATATCAGCAAGTTTGCATATGCTTTAGTAGACTCCAAACTCTTCTTTGAACTAGAGATAACCGATGAGACAGGTATGCCACTCAGTGCGCACATTGTCAGGATAAAATACGATCGTAATGAAATCGCTCATTTTAGAAAAGCTAACTGTGACACCGTTTActttgaaaagattttaaagtcaACAGAAGACTACATGAAAGCACTAGTAGAAGTAGTAAAACTGAATGTATCCCCATACATTGAAAAATTACAGGCAATAAAAACAGAGGAAAAACCTGTTTCGGCCGAAGTATACAATCATATGAGTTTAGAGTTTGAAAAGTTGAAATGCTCACAACTGGTCTATGAAGAAAGGGAGAAGAGATACTTAGTGCAAGAAGAACTGAGTGCAACAATAAGAGAATTAGAGAGGATTAAAACTGCATCAGAAAACGCATTTCTAAAGGAGAGCCATTCAACAGAATGTGAAAGACTGAAGCAAACACATTCAACTGAATTTAAAAGACTGAAGCAAACACATTCAACTGAATTTAAAAGACTGAAGCAAACACATTCAACTGAATTTAAAAGACTGAAGCAAACACATTCAACTGAATTTGAAAGACTGAAGCAAACACTGAAGCAAACACATTCAACTGAATGTGAAAGACTGAAGCAAACACTGAAGCAAACACATTCTACTGAATTTGAAAGACTGAAGCAAACACTGAAGCAAACACATTCAACTGAATGTGAAAGACTGAAGCAAACACTGAAGCAAACACATTCAATTGAATGTGAAAGACTGAAGCAAACACTGCAGCAAACACATTCAACTGAATGTGAAAGAATGAAGCAAAGCCATTCAACTGAATGTGAAAGACTGAAGCATGCACTTCAAAGCTCTTCAATGGAAGTTGGGAGACTTCAGTCTGAAAATGCGTTACTGAAGCAGAGAATGCACAAACTAGAGTCAGGTATTACTCTACGGAAACGAAAGCATTCTGAAAATCCGGAAGAATTTCAGGAACTAAAATCTGAAGAACTGGACTTATATAACAAAGTTAAGAAAAGTACAGAACAGACGAATTTTGATAGCCTAAGATGTAAACGCAATGGGATGATGAAG gcTGTGATTGTGATAATAATGGTTTGGCATCAGGTGAAAAGAAAATAA